The following nucleotide sequence is from Barnesiella viscericola DSM 18177.
GGGTACTGTTCAATCCGTTAATAGATAAAGAATCTCCTCTCCCTCCTGGTCAAATGAAAACAGCGAGAATTTGTTCGGAATAATAGAGTAAGCTATTGTGCATTAGAAAATAATATGCTAACTTTGCACCGCTTTTTGAAAATTCCGTGTGATGGGAAATTAAGGAGCAAGAGAAAACAACTTAATTTTGAGTAACACAAAACCACAAAACAATGAAAACATTCCAATTGAATGGTACGGCCCGTACCGATCTGGGCAAGAAAGCTGTTAAAGAGTTGCGTAAACAAAACCTGATTCCCGCCGTGCTCAATGGTGGCGAACTGGTTGACCTGCCTTATACCGGCACGTTGAAACCCTGCGAGAAACTGGTAGAACTTACCGGCGGTAAAAAAGGTATCATCGTTACCGACTTTACAGTAACCAAAGACTCTGTTCGCAAACTGGTTTACACTCCCGATATCTTTGCCGTAGAGCTGAACATCGACGGTGAGAAGAAGATGGCCGTTTTGAAAGACCTGCAATTCCACCCCGTAACCGATAATATCCTGCACATGGATTTCCTCGAAGTAACCGACAAGAAACCGGTTGTAATGGAAGTTCCCGTTCAACTCGAAGGTCACTCCGAAGGTGTGCGTGCCGGTGGTAAACTGAGCCTCTCGATGAGAAAACTCAAAGTAAAAGCCATCTACACCAATATCCCCGAGCGTCTGGTAATCAACATCGACAACCTGGGATTGGGCAAGACGCTGCAAGTAGGCGACCTCCACTTCGAGGGTCTCGAACTGATGAACGCCAAGAACGCCGTGGTTTGCGCCGTCAACTTGACTCGTGCCGCCCGTGGTGCTCAGGCTAAACAAGACTAATTAATCCCCATCTGTGTATAGATGAAATATCTGATTGTAGGGCTGGGTAATATCGGTTACGAATACGAGAATACCCGGCATAACATAGGATTCAGAGTATTGGACGCCTTGGCTAAGGCGTCCAATCTCGTTTTTACCGACGGCCGTTACGGCGCCACCTGCGAGTTGCGCATCAAGGGACGCACCCTCGTGTTGCTCAAACCATCGACCTATATGAACCTGAGCGGCAATGCCGTGCGCTACTGGTTGCAGAAGGAGAATATCCCCATCGAAAATCTGCTTGTCGTGGTCGACGATCTGGCACTCCCCTTCGGTACCCTGCGGCTGAAACCCAAGGGCAGCGATGCCGGGCACAACGGGTTGAAGCACATCTGCGCTACGCTGGGCACCCAGGAGTATGCCCGGTTGCGTTTCGGGATAGGCAACGACTTTCCGCGGGGCGGTCAGGTCGATTTCGTGCTGGGAGCCTTTCCCCCCGAGCAAGAGGCCGAACTGCCCGAGAAACTCGAACGGGCCGGCGAGATTATCAAGAGTTTCTGTCTGGCCGGTGTGCAGCAGACCATGAACCAGTACAACAACAAATAGGAACTATGGCAAAAGAGGAGGTAAGAATCGATAAGTTCATGTGGGCTACCCGCATCTTCAAGACCCGCACCATTGCCACCGAAGCCTGCAAGAAGGGTCGGGTGATGGTCGACGGCGTGGGGGTGAAACCTTCGCGCACGGTCAAGGTGGGCGACACGATACAGGTGCGCAAGCCGCCCGTGACCTACTCGTTCAAGATACTGGCTCTGGCCGAGAACCGAATGGGGGCCAAGCTGGTACCCGGCTATCTCGAAAACATCACGCCGCCCGAGCAATATGAATTGCTCGACATGGTGCGCATCAGCGGCTTTGTCAACCGGCAGAAGGGGCTGGGACGCCCCACGAAGCGCGATGGCCGGCAGATGGCTCAGTTCCTCGAATCGCAATATGCCGACGATGGTTTCGATTTTGATTTCGATTTCGATGACGACATCGACGACGAAGATGATGAATATTAAATATCTTTAAATTTGGGCCAAAAGGGTAACCCGTTTAACCTCATTCCGCCCGATTGGGTTTACCTTTGTCGTTGCAAAACCAATCAGTATGTGGGCTAAAAGGCTGAAAATAGTGATCTTGTTGCTGGCGGGTTGTTTGGGAATCCTCTCAACGGTACTCCCCCACCATCACCACGCCAATGGCATGATATGCCTCGAACTCACGTTGCCCGGTTGCGACGACTCCCATTCCGATACGTCCGATGAAAACGCGGGCGATTGCACCGGCTGCAACTGGTTTGCCTACAAAATTCCGGTCGATTTGGCCTCGCTTCATCAACACCTTCTTAAATTTGCCCCGGTCAAGATTCTGCTGGGCACGTGGGCCGTGTTGACCGACTGGGTGGTCGATACCCCCGACGAGGCTCCCGCATGGAACGTCTTTGTCGAGCGGCTTCATACGGCCGTCTTTCTCAAAACCCTCGGACTGAGGGCCCCTCCCGTTGCATAGGTATATGAACCGATTACTCCCGGTGGTGAAGAGCCGTGGAGCGATGCGATTGTGCCGCCTCTGAGCAGAGCCGGCACGGTTGAAACATATTTTCTTACATTAAATATATACCTATGAAACGAACTATTTTATTGTACATAACCATTCTATCTTATATATTGTGGAGTTGCTCCGGTTCGTCGTCGCATGAAGCACACCAGCACAGCGACCACATTGAGGAGCACGACCATGAGCACAGCGAAAGCGAAGGTCACGACCATGCCGCCGAAGGCCATGGCGACGAAATTATCCTGAAAAAAGCCGAGGCCGATGCCATCGGCCTCACCACCAAAACCATGAAGCCCGAGCGTTTCCACAGTGTGATTCCCTGCTCGGGAACCCTCTCGGCCGCCCAGGGCGACGAGATGACGGTGGTTGCCCCCGTTGCCGGGGTGGTATCGTTGGCCGGACGGCACATTGCCGACGGTAGTCAGGTGGCCAAAGGGAGTGTGCTGCTGCACCTCTCGTCCAAGAAACTGGCGGCCGGCGATCCGGCCAGCAAGGCCTATATCGACTATGAGACGGCTCGCAAGGCCTACGAACGGGCCGGCGAACTGGTGAAAGATCAGATTATCTCGCGGCAGGAGTATGAACAAACCGCCCGCGACTACGAGACCGCCCGGCTTGCCTATGAGGCAATGGGGGGCAGTCGCTCGGGTAGTGCCGTGCAGGCGCCCATGACCGGCTATCTGAAAAATATTCTGGTGAGCGACGGCGACTTTGTGGAGATGGGACAGCCGCTGATGACCCTCTCGCAGAACCGCCGCTTGCAGTTGCGGGCCGAGGTGCCTCAGCGCTATTACAAGGAGTTGCCCACCATCGTGACGGCCAACTTCAAGACCACCTACGACGACCGGGTCTACGACCTCACCCAACTCAACGGCAAGTTGCTCAGCTACGGCCGCGGCACCTTGGCGGGTGGAGCCTATGTGCCCGTAGTCTTCGAACTCGACAACCGAGGCGAGGTGGTTCCCGGGGCTTGTGTCGAGGTCTATCTACGTTCGTCGGCCGTCGACAGCGCTCTGGTTGTGCCCGTCTCGGCCCTCACCGAGGAGCAGGGACTCTACTTTGTCTACCTGCGTCTCGACGAGGAGGGGTATAAGAAACAAGAGGTGTCGATAGGCGATACCGACGGGGCCAATGTGCGCATTCTTTCGGGCCTGCACGAGGGCGACCGCGTGGTGACCCGCGGTGTCTATCAGGTGAAACTGGCCGCCAACAGCGGCGTCATACCCGAAGGCCATTCCCACAACCACTAATACCCGGCAGCCATGTTGAATAAGATTATCCGATATTCGTTGAACAATCGGCTGCTTGTGTTGGTAGCTTCGATTTTGTTGATGTTTGCGGGGATTTATACCTCGCTTAAAATGGACGTCGATGTCTTTCCCGACCTGAATGCTCCCACCGTAGTGGTCATGACCGAGGCACCGGGTATGGCTCCCGAAGAGGTGGAGCGCCTGGTTACCTTCCCGGTAGAGACTGCCCTCAACGGGGCCACCGATGTGCGTCGGGTGCGCTCGTCGTCGACCACCGGCTTCTCGGTCGTATGGGTTGAGTTTGACTGGGGTACCGACATCTATCGGGCCCGTCAGATTACCTCCGAAAAATTGGCCGTCGTGGGCGAGAGCCTGCCCCAGGGGGTGGGTACCCCCACGCTGGGTCCTCAATCGTCTATCCTGGGCGAGATGATGATTATCGGCCTCACCTCCGATACCACTTCGCTGCGCGACCTGCGCACGCTGGCCGACTGGACTATCCGTCCCCGCCTGCTCTCCATTGGCGGGGTGGCCCAGGTAACCGTCATCGGCGGCGAGATGAAAGAGTACCAGATTTTGCTCGACCTGCCTCGTATGAAGCAGTATGGCGTCTCGCTCGACGAGGTGCTGGCCGCTGCCCGCGAGATGAACCGCAACGC
It contains:
- a CDS encoding 50S ribosomal protein L25, whose translation is MKTFQLNGTARTDLGKKAVKELRKQNLIPAVLNGGELVDLPYTGTLKPCEKLVELTGGKKGIIVTDFTVTKDSVRKLVYTPDIFAVELNIDGEKKMAVLKDLQFHPVTDNILHMDFLEVTDKKPVVMEVPVQLEGHSEGVRAGGKLSLSMRKLKVKAIYTNIPERLVINIDNLGLGKTLQVGDLHFEGLELMNAKNAVVCAVNLTRAARGAQAKQD
- a CDS encoding efflux RND transporter periplasmic adaptor subunit, giving the protein MKRTILLYITILSYILWSCSGSSSHEAHQHSDHIEEHDHEHSESEGHDHAAEGHGDEIILKKAEADAIGLTTKTMKPERFHSVIPCSGTLSAAQGDEMTVVAPVAGVVSLAGRHIADGSQVAKGSVLLHLSSKKLAAGDPASKAYIDYETARKAYERAGELVKDQIISRQEYEQTARDYETARLAYEAMGGSRSGSAVQAPMTGYLKNILVSDGDFVEMGQPLMTLSQNRRLQLRAEVPQRYYKELPTIVTANFKTTYDDRVYDLTQLNGKLLSYGRGTLAGGAYVPVVFELDNRGEVVPGACVEVYLRSSAVDSALVVPVSALTEEQGLYFVYLRLDEEGYKKQEVSIGDTDGANVRILSGLHEGDRVVTRGVYQVKLAANSGVIPEGHSHNH
- a CDS encoding DUF6769 family protein translates to MWAKRLKIVILLLAGCLGILSTVLPHHHHANGMICLELTLPGCDDSHSDTSDENAGDCTGCNWFAYKIPVDLASLHQHLLKFAPVKILLGTWAVLTDWVVDTPDEAPAWNVFVERLHTAVFLKTLGLRAPPVA
- a CDS encoding RNA-binding S4 domain-containing protein — encoded protein: MAKEEVRIDKFMWATRIFKTRTIATEACKKGRVMVDGVGVKPSRTVKVGDTIQVRKPPVTYSFKILALAENRMGAKLVPGYLENITPPEQYELLDMVRISGFVNRQKGLGRPTKRDGRQMAQFLESQYADDGFDFDFDFDDDIDDEDDEY
- the pth gene encoding aminoacyl-tRNA hydrolase; protein product: MKYLIVGLGNIGYEYENTRHNIGFRVLDALAKASNLVFTDGRYGATCELRIKGRTLVLLKPSTYMNLSGNAVRYWLQKENIPIENLLVVVDDLALPFGTLRLKPKGSDAGHNGLKHICATLGTQEYARLRFGIGNDFPRGGQVDFVLGAFPPEQEAELPEKLERAGEIIKSFCLAGVQQTMNQYNNK